The proteins below are encoded in one region of Qipengyuania sp. HL-TH1:
- a CDS encoding altronate dehydratase family protein, which translates to MTEADSASAGMRLPDVWRSHQADGVGVALCDHKAGEWIELGGIVLRLPEAIPRGHKFALRPHGKGEPVLRYGAPIGLASQPIAAGEHVHSHNLATALDGEMEYGTFAPPAPIPEASPPLGSWQGYRRADGRFGTRNEIWLLPTVGCVAPLVELVAREASAIHRGSVDAIVGFGHPHGCSQLGDDLSGTRALLAALCDNPNAGGVVLVGLGCESNQLDDLVASVPERSRAKLRLVRAQDPGDERERLLAEIADLVAELAPVMREDAPAGALTVGLKCGGSDALSGLTANPLLGRFSDRLTGSDGSLVLTEIPEIFGAEEALLARAVSPEVFEQAGELVNRFKRYFLDQGQPVSKNPSPGNIAGGITTLEEKSLGAVQKGGCAPLVDVIDYGGTVSRPGLTLLEAPGNDAVSSTALAAAGATLVLFTTGRGTPLGFPVPTVKISSNTALAQTKPGWIDFDAGRALAEGVDAVDAAFADYLLAIASGEPTAAERSDQRVISIWKRGVTL; encoded by the coding sequence ATGACCGAGGCCGACAGCGCTTCCGCAGGGATGAGGTTGCCCGATGTCTGGCGCTCGCACCAGGCCGATGGCGTCGGCGTCGCACTGTGCGATCACAAGGCCGGCGAATGGATCGAACTGGGCGGAATTGTCCTGCGGCTGCCCGAAGCGATCCCGAGGGGCCATAAATTCGCCCTCCGCCCTCATGGCAAAGGCGAGCCGGTCCTGCGCTATGGCGCCCCGATCGGCCTTGCCAGCCAGCCGATCGCAGCGGGCGAGCATGTCCATTCGCACAATCTCGCCACCGCGCTGGATGGGGAGATGGAGTATGGCACTTTTGCGCCGCCTGCGCCGATCCCGGAAGCCTCCCCGCCGCTGGGCAGCTGGCAGGGATACCGGCGCGCCGACGGGCGCTTTGGCACCCGCAACGAGATCTGGCTGCTGCCCACTGTCGGCTGCGTCGCCCCGCTGGTGGAATTGGTGGCGCGCGAAGCAAGCGCAATCCATCGCGGGAGCGTGGATGCAATCGTGGGGTTCGGTCACCCGCACGGCTGTTCGCAATTGGGCGACGATCTTTCGGGCACGCGCGCGCTGCTGGCCGCGCTGTGCGACAACCCCAATGCGGGCGGCGTGGTGCTGGTGGGGCTCGGCTGCGAAAGCAACCAGCTCGATGACCTTGTTGCCAGTGTCCCCGAGCGCAGCCGCGCCAAGCTGCGGCTTGTCCGGGCGCAGGACCCGGGCGACGAGCGCGAACGCCTGCTTGCGGAAATTGCCGATCTGGTGGCTGAACTCGCGCCGGTAATGCGCGAAGATGCGCCGGCGGGCGCGCTGACCGTGGGGCTGAAATGCGGCGGGTCGGACGCGTTGTCGGGGCTGACCGCCAATCCCCTGCTCGGGCGCTTCAGCGATCGTCTCACAGGGTCCGACGGCAGCCTCGTGCTGACCGAAATCCCAGAGATCTTCGGCGCCGAGGAAGCGCTGTTGGCGCGCGCCGTGTCACCGGAGGTTTTCGAGCAGGCAGGCGAGCTGGTGAACCGCTTCAAGCGCTATTTCCTCGACCAGGGCCAACCGGTTTCGAAAAACCCCTCGCCCGGCAATATCGCGGGGGGGATCACCACGCTGGAAGAAAAATCGCTTGGCGCGGTGCAGAAGGGCGGCTGCGCACCGCTGGTCGATGTGATCGACTATGGCGGCACCGTATCGCGGCCGGGCCTGACGCTGCTCGAAGCGCCGGGCAATGATGCGGTCTCCTCCACCGCGCTGGCCGCGGCGGGGGCGACCCTGGTGCTGTTCACTACCGGAAGGGGCACCCCGCTCGGCTTCCCGGTCCCCACGGTCAAGATTTCGTCCAACACCGCGCTTGCACAAACCAAGCCGGGCTGGATCGATTTCGACGCGGGCCGCGCGCTTGCCGAGGGGGTGGACGCGGTCGATGCCGCCTTTGCGGACTATCTGCTCGCCATTGCCAGCGGCGAGCCCACCGCCGCCGAACGCAGCGACCAGCGCGTCATTTCGATCTGGAAACGCGGGGTGACGCTGTGA
- a CDS encoding TRAP transporter large permease, with the protein MELLVLFGVLFAMLVIGVPVAFSLLAAALACFLAMDIPPIVAVQRVAAGISVFTLMAIPFFIFAGDLMYRAGIADRLVRVADAAIGRVRGGLGIVDVGASMMFGAVSGSAIASASAIGSTMVPLMKEKGYPADYAVNVTVTAAIVGLLIPPSHNMIIYSAASGIGVSIGDLFLAGVIPGVLTGLMLMLVAWLVAKRGKLPLGRFPGWREFILASAYAIPGLMTAVIIMGGILSGFFTPTESSAIAVIYTMLIGTFVYRSLGCKGMWEAAGKSVRTAAMVLFIIAAATAFGFALALLEVPAAMGALIGVMTDNPILTLLIINLMLLALGTFMDMAPLIVITTPIFLPVAMDVGVDPVHFGIIMMLNLGIGLVTPPVGSVLFVGSAVGKIPVTALVKTIWPFYLTLIAALVVITFVPALSLWLPGAFGG; encoded by the coding sequence ATGGAACTCCTCGTCCTGTTCGGCGTGCTCTTCGCCATGCTCGTCATCGGCGTACCGGTGGCCTTTTCCCTGCTCGCGGCGGCGCTTGCCTGTTTCCTCGCGATGGATATCCCTCCCATCGTCGCGGTCCAGCGCGTCGCCGCGGGGATCAGCGTTTTCACCCTGATGGCGATCCCCTTCTTCATCTTCGCGGGCGACCTGATGTACCGCGCGGGGATCGCCGACCGGTTGGTCCGCGTGGCCGATGCCGCCATCGGGCGCGTACGCGGCGGGCTCGGGATCGTCGATGTCGGCGCCTCGATGATGTTCGGTGCGGTGTCCGGCTCGGCCATCGCCAGCGCCTCGGCGATCGGCTCGACCATGGTCCCGCTGATGAAGGAGAAAGGCTATCCTGCAGATTATGCGGTCAACGTCACCGTTACCGCCGCCATCGTGGGCCTGCTGATCCCGCCTTCGCACAACATGATCATCTATTCCGCCGCCTCGGGGATCGGCGTATCGATCGGCGACCTGTTCCTTGCCGGCGTCATCCCCGGCGTGCTCACCGGCCTGATGCTGATGCTGGTGGCGTGGCTGGTGGCCAAGCGCGGCAAACTGCCGCTCGGCCGCTTCCCCGGCTGGCGCGAGTTCATCCTCGCAAGCGCCTATGCAATCCCCGGACTGATGACGGCGGTGATCATCATGGGCGGCATCCTCAGCGGGTTTTTCACGCCTACCGAAAGCTCGGCCATCGCCGTAATCTACACCATGCTCATCGGGACCTTCGTCTATCGCAGCCTGGGGTGTAAGGGCATGTGGGAAGCCGCCGGGAAGTCGGTGCGCACCGCTGCCATGGTTTTGTTCATCATCGCTGCTGCTACCGCATTCGGCTTCGCCCTCGCGCTGCTCGAAGTGCCCGCCGCGATGGGCGCGCTGATCGGGGTGATGACCGACAATCCGATCCTGACCCTGCTGATCATCAACCTCATGCTGCTGGCGCTGGGCACCTTCATGGACATGGCCCCGCTGATCGTCATCACCACGCCGATCTTCCTGCCGGTGGCGATGGATGTCGGGGTCGATCCGGTGCACTTCGGGATCATCATGATGCTCAATCTGGGCATCGGCCTGGTTACGCCGCCGGTCGGCTCGGTGCTGTTCGTCGGCTCGGCGGTGGGCAAGATCCCCGTGACCGCGCTGGTGAAGACCATCTGGCCGTTCTATCTCACGCTGATTGCGGCGCTGGTGGTGATTACATTCGTGCCTGCGCTCTCGCTCTGGCTGCCGGGGGCGTTCGGCGGCTGA
- a CDS encoding TRAP transporter small permease: MAATLSRWLIGFGSIGLLAMTAIIGWQVFGRFVLNSSPSWTEQASLIMMIWYVMFAAAAGVYEGFHIRIALLEEKLGDRARPLLRIVALVVAAIGLVLLVYGAQLCWAVRGNVVPSLGVSRAVAYVPLPVSGLLMTWFALPQLFTGRHPADDAIEGERG; encoded by the coding sequence ATGGCCGCGACCCTATCGCGCTGGTTGATCGGCTTCGGTTCGATCGGGCTTCTGGCGATGACCGCGATCATCGGCTGGCAGGTGTTCGGGCGCTTCGTGCTCAACTCGAGCCCGTCGTGGACCGAACAGGCTTCGCTGATCATGATGATCTGGTACGTGATGTTCGCCGCCGCTGCGGGGGTCTACGAAGGCTTCCATATCCGCATCGCGCTGCTCGAGGAAAAACTGGGCGACCGCGCGCGGCCGCTGCTGCGGATCGTCGCGCTCGTGGTCGCCGCGATCGGTCTGGTGCTGCTCGTTTACGGCGCGCAGCTGTGCTGGGCGGTGCGCGGCAATGTCGTCCCTTCGCTCGGCGTCAGCCGCGCGGTAGCCTATGTGCCGCTGCCCGTTTCGGGACTGTTGATGACATGGTTCGCGCTGCCACAGCTATTTACCGGGCGTCATCCGGCGGATGATGCCATTGAAGGGGAGCGCGGCTGA
- a CDS encoding TRAP transporter substrate-binding protein, with amino-acid sequence MTKGRMALSRRSVLAGGMVLGAGAILPGCKPVMSGLLTGADAHPGDYPTVRAVEFMGRYLDEKTGGRLGIRMFAGGQLGSETDTLEITSFGGIDFNRVNFAPLNSIEPMTLPFCLPFVFDSVAHMRRVVDSEVGDEVMASLEPHNLIGLCIYDSGARSFYNVRRPITTPEDLRGLKIRVPASDLYIAMVNALGANAVPIPFGEIYQSLAQGVIDGAENNWPTFVGERHYEVANYLSLTQHLLTPEALVMSKASWERLSRADQLLVREAAKASVVEMRRLWDIRVNEAKAAVAASDVAVNTVDTEPFAALMRPVWDQFITTPAQQDIVRRIRDMREG; translated from the coding sequence ATGACGAAGGGGCGTATGGCGCTGTCGCGGCGAAGCGTGCTGGCCGGCGGCATGGTGCTGGGGGCAGGCGCGATCCTGCCCGGCTGCAAACCGGTGATGTCGGGGCTGCTGACCGGCGCCGATGCGCATCCGGGCGATTACCCGACCGTACGCGCGGTCGAGTTCATGGGCCGCTATCTCGATGAGAAAACGGGCGGCCGGCTGGGCATCAGGATGTTCGCCGGCGGCCAGCTCGGCAGCGAGACCGATACGCTGGAGATCACCAGTTTCGGCGGGATCGACTTCAACCGGGTGAATTTCGCGCCGCTCAATTCGATCGAGCCGATGACGCTGCCCTTCTGCCTCCCCTTCGTGTTCGATTCGGTCGCGCATATGCGGCGCGTGGTCGACAGCGAGGTGGGCGACGAAGTCATGGCCTCGCTCGAACCGCACAATCTCATCGGCCTGTGCATTTACGATTCGGGTGCGCGCAGTTTCTACAATGTCCGGCGCCCCATCACCACGCCGGAGGATCTGCGCGGGCTCAAGATCCGCGTGCCCGCATCGGACCTCTATATCGCGATGGTCAATGCACTGGGCGCCAATGCGGTGCCGATCCCCTTTGGCGAGATTTACCAGTCGCTTGCCCAGGGCGTGATCGACGGCGCGGAAAACAACTGGCCCACCTTCGTGGGCGAGCGTCATTACGAAGTCGCCAACTATCTCAGCCTGACCCAGCACCTGCTGACCCCCGAGGCGCTGGTGATGAGCAAGGCGAGCTGGGAACGGCTGTCGCGTGCGGACCAGCTGCTCGTGCGCGAGGCGGCCAAGGCTTCGGTCGTCGAGATGCGGCGCTTGTGGGACATTCGCGTTAACGAAGCCAAAGCTGCGGTCGCCGCGTCGGACGTCGCCGTGAACACGGTGGATACCGAACCCTTCGCCGCGCTGATGCGGCCGGTTTGGGATCAATTCATCACGACGCCCGCGCAGCAGGACATCGTCCGGCGCATCCGCGATATGAGGGAAGGATGA
- a CDS encoding family 43 glycosylhydrolase: MTIRRRDLLAGVGGAGLASLVPALPAPLRARTYDAPAVRQYRRGFDNQRVPDLGNGSFLNPVVSGDRPDPAILKDGADYYMTFSTFDAYPGLTIWHSRDLVNWRPLEAALTRNIGSVWAPSLHKDKGRYLLYIPVKAKPQNDIFVAWADDITGPWSDPIPLGLPNHIDPCHAVAEDGSRWLFLSGGDRVRLSDDNLSLAGAVEHVYDPWRYPSDWIVEGFSPEGPKIHHIGGWYYMITAVGGTAGPPTGHMVIAARSRSLHGPWEHHPGNPLVRTESVDEAWWSRGHASLVEAPDGSWWSLYHGYENGYWTLGRQCLLDPVEFTPDGWFCMTGGDLSAPIAKPGGGAAVTHGMPLTDDFSAPLALGSKWAFFKPDADEAARATSGNGVLRLKGKGAAPSSGSPLLLTAGDRSYRFECDIELAPGGRAGLILFYDDKLYCGLGFDAERFVTHQYGRERARPTNPHGGRMRMRVTNRRHIVTYDTSGDGGKTWHRFDRGMEVSGYHHNVRGDFLMLRPGLYAAGPGEAKFRDFRFTALED; the protein is encoded by the coding sequence ATGACGATCCGCCGCAGGGATTTGCTCGCCGGGGTTGGCGGGGCAGGGCTGGCAAGCTTGGTGCCCGCATTGCCCGCTCCGCTTCGCGCGCGAACGTATGATGCCCCTGCCGTGCGCCAGTACCGGCGCGGGTTCGACAATCAGCGTGTCCCCGACCTTGGCAATGGCAGCTTCCTCAATCCCGTAGTGTCGGGCGACCGTCCGGATCCCGCAATCCTCAAGGATGGTGCGGATTACTACATGACCTTCTCCACCTTCGACGCCTATCCGGGTCTGACGATCTGGCATTCGCGCGACCTGGTGAACTGGCGCCCGCTCGAAGCCGCGCTGACGCGCAATATCGGATCGGTCTGGGCCCCCAGCCTGCACAAGGACAAGGGCCGCTACCTGCTCTACATCCCGGTGAAGGCCAAGCCGCAGAACGACATCTTCGTCGCCTGGGCGGACGATATCACCGGTCCGTGGAGCGACCCGATCCCGCTCGGCCTGCCCAATCATATCGACCCGTGTCATGCCGTGGCCGAAGACGGCAGCCGCTGGCTGTTCCTGTCGGGCGGCGACCGTGTTCGCCTGTCCGACGACAATCTCTCGCTCGCCGGCGCGGTCGAGCATGTCTACGATCCCTGGCGCTATCCGTCCGACTGGATCGTCGAAGGCTTTTCGCCCGAAGGTCCGAAGATCCACCACATCGGCGGCTGGTATTACATGATCACCGCAGTGGGCGGCACCGCCGGTCCGCCGACCGGGCATATGGTCATCGCCGCCCGTTCGCGCTCGCTGCACGGTCCGTGGGAACACCATCCGGGCAATCCGCTGGTTCGTACCGAAAGCGTGGACGAGGCGTGGTGGTCGCGCGGCCATGCCTCGCTGGTCGAAGCGCCCGATGGCAGCTGGTGGTCGCTCTATCACGGCTATGAAAACGGCTATTGGACGCTTGGCCGGCAGTGCCTGCTCGATCCGGTCGAATTCACGCCCGACGGGTGGTTCTGCATGACCGGCGGCGACCTGTCCGCGCCGATCGCCAAACCGGGCGGCGGGGCTGCGGTCACGCATGGCATGCCGCTGACCGACGATTTCTCCGCCCCGCTTGCGCTGGGCAGCAAATGGGCCTTCTTCAAGCCCGACGCCGATGAAGCGGCGCGGGCAACCAGCGGCAACGGCGTATTGCGGCTGAAGGGCAAGGGCGCGGCGCCGTCCAGCGGCTCGCCGCTGTTGCTAACCGCAGGCGACCGATCCTATCGCTTCGAATGCGATATCGAACTCGCGCCCGGCGGACGGGCGGGGCTGATCCTGTTCTATGACGACAAGCTTTATTGCGGGCTCGGTTTCGATGCGGAGCGCTTCGTCACGCACCAATATGGCCGCGAGCGGGCAAGGCCCACCAATCCGCATGGCGGGCGAATGCGCATGCGCGTGACCAATCGGCGCCACATCGTCACGTACGATACCAGCGGGGATGGCGGGAAAACCTGGCACCGCTTTGACCGCGGGATGGAAGTCTCCGGATACCACCACAATGTGCGCGGCGATTTCCTGATGCTGCGGCCCGGCCTCTATGCGGCGGGGCCGGGCGAGGCGAAATTCCGTGACTTCCGCTTCACCGCGCTGGAAGATTGA
- a CDS encoding alpha/beta hydrolase, with product MRSDRRSLLVAGLSLSGAWATRGSAGSRASMAAKPTETIALWPHGAPGMPDPAPSERITERSTDPSFKDRAVAAIAEPRLVVFHPAHASGASVLLMPGGGYRHVVVDKEGYEMGRWLAARGITAFVLFYRLPGDGWAAGPDVALSDAQRAIRLIRNRADEWGLDPARVSAMGFSAGGHLCADLATRFDHGAYDAVDAADTLSARPDSAACIYPVISMEPGVAHGGSRDLLIGSDAGAELERAHSPDQTVPANAPPFFLLHAEDDRSVPVENTLRMRAALKARDLPVETHLFEAGGHGFGLRKAVGKPVEVWPELWLAWARTRNFA from the coding sequence ATGAGAAGTGATCGACGGTCGCTTCTTGTCGCGGGCCTTTCCCTGTCTGGTGCATGGGCCACACGCGGCTCGGCGGGTTCGCGGGCAAGTATGGCTGCCAAGCCAACAGAAACGATCGCGCTATGGCCGCACGGTGCGCCCGGCATGCCCGACCCCGCACCAAGTGAGCGGATAACCGAACGCTCGACCGATCCCTCTTTCAAGGACCGCGCCGTTGCGGCGATTGCCGAACCGCGCCTGGTCGTCTTCCATCCCGCGCATGCCAGCGGGGCGTCGGTCCTGCTGATGCCCGGCGGTGGCTATCGGCATGTGGTCGTCGACAAGGAGGGCTACGAGATGGGGCGCTGGCTGGCCGCGCGCGGCATCACCGCCTTCGTCCTGTTCTACCGCCTGCCCGGCGATGGCTGGGCGGCGGGCCCCGACGTCGCGCTGTCCGATGCGCAGCGGGCGATCCGGCTGATCCGCAACCGCGCTGACGAATGGGGTCTCGACCCCGCGCGCGTGAGCGCGATGGGCTTCTCCGCTGGCGGGCATTTATGCGCCGACCTTGCGACACGATTCGATCACGGTGCCTACGATGCGGTGGACGCGGCCGATACGCTTTCCGCGCGTCCCGACAGCGCCGCGTGCATTTACCCGGTTATCAGCATGGAACCCGGCGTAGCGCATGGCGGATCGCGGGATTTGCTGATCGGCAGCGACGCGGGTGCCGAACTCGAACGCGCGCACTCGCCCGATCAGACTGTGCCCGCGAATGCCCCGCCATTCTTCCTGCTCCATGCCGAAGACGATAGGTCGGTCCCGGTCGAAAATACGCTCCGGATGCGCGCGGCGCTCAAGGCGCGCGACCTACCCGTCGAAACACATCTGTTCGAAGCCGGCGGGCATGGCTTCGGGCTGCGCAAGGCAGTGGGCAAACCGGTCGAGGTCTGGCCGGAATTGTGGCTCGCCTGGGCCAGAACAAGGAATTTTGCATGA
- a CDS encoding TonB-dependent receptor: MAQDSGTLDDDEVSDVASDASGEISDSDNVIIVSGFRQSLNAAISAKREAVGQVDVIVAEDIAKFPDTNLAESLQRIPGVAIERDAGEGRQITVRGLGGQFTRVRVNGMETIATSVDGASFNRDRAFDFNVFASELFNSIVVNKTASAALDEGSLGAVIDLNTGDPLAYGAGLKLVGSAQGRYNDLNDDIAPRLAGLLAWSNADETFGISASAAWTKYETPELGNNSVRWANDATFRSVDGVDCAANAADPGCVEVRDAFHPRIPRYGLVNHDRERLGATAAIQFRPTDRTDIQFNALYSNFKENRDEYWGEVLLRSNEDEIDLSNYVIDGDNNVISADLENAWIRNERYHRESETDFYQISGTIEQAFSDNFSASLLAGFSKSDATIPVETTIIFDDRDGTYSYDYTDMKFPVLAFGTDVTNPGNFQLAEFRDRPSSVENKFKTIALDLDWEPTSGLRLSGGPFYRQFDYFTQSARRDSQYCSAFTCAAGAYGAPVTGDLSELFELGDAGQPAGNTNSWVVPNLDAAVAFLDLYNIPAVTREGDVRSVEEKVTGGYFQTDFEIDHGLRVTGNFGVRYARTEQSSQGFNNGQYVTVERNYDDFLPALNLNVFPSDDVVLRGAIARVITRPTLGSLTPGGSVDEFNFVISTGNPFIEPYRAWNYDLSAEWYFAPGAILSLAGFIKEVESFPVGNSLQVTYAQSGLPTSLLTSGTPAYDAVVNGTDPNREFQFRTTTNGEGATIKGVELGLNLPFSAFASGALANFGVLGNVTYVDSQQEIEFEDQIFETTFSGVSKYSANGTVYYDDGRISIRMSGAYRSGYNTGSSGNGNFLEGYTSSFNLDAAIRYKVTDSVELTLDGNNLTDDYRYRWTDDNARRNYENNHFGRIIMAGVRFEY; encoded by the coding sequence ATGGCCCAGGATTCGGGCACGCTCGACGATGACGAAGTAAGCGATGTCGCTTCCGACGCATCGGGCGAGATTTCCGATAGTGATAATGTGATCATCGTATCCGGCTTCCGCCAGTCGCTCAACGCGGCCATTTCGGCGAAGCGCGAAGCGGTCGGCCAGGTCGATGTCATCGTGGCCGAGGACATCGCCAAATTCCCCGACACCAATCTTGCCGAATCGCTCCAGCGTATTCCTGGCGTCGCGATCGAACGCGATGCGGGCGAGGGACGCCAGATCACGGTTCGCGGGCTGGGCGGGCAATTTACCCGCGTGCGCGTCAACGGAATGGAAACGATCGCGACCTCGGTTGACGGGGCCTCGTTTAACCGGGACCGCGCTTTCGATTTCAACGTCTTCGCGTCGGAACTGTTCAATTCGATCGTGGTCAACAAGACCGCGTCGGCAGCGCTCGACGAAGGTTCGCTGGGCGCGGTCATCGACCTCAATACCGGCGATCCGCTTGCGTACGGTGCGGGTCTCAAGCTCGTCGGTTCGGCGCAGGGGCGCTACAATGACCTGAATGACGACATCGCACCGCGTCTTGCCGGCCTGCTGGCGTGGAGCAATGCGGACGAAACCTTCGGTATCTCCGCATCGGCTGCCTGGACCAAGTACGAGACGCCCGAACTGGGTAACAACTCGGTCCGCTGGGCGAATGATGCGACCTTCCGTTCGGTCGATGGCGTCGATTGCGCCGCCAATGCTGCCGATCCCGGATGTGTGGAAGTGCGCGACGCTTTCCACCCGCGCATCCCGCGCTATGGCCTGGTCAATCACGACCGCGAACGCCTCGGCGCGACCGCGGCCATCCAGTTCCGTCCGACGGATCGCACCGATATCCAATTCAACGCGCTCTATTCCAACTTCAAGGAAAACCGCGACGAATATTGGGGTGAAGTCCTGCTGCGTTCGAACGAGGACGAGATCGACCTCTCGAACTATGTCATCGATGGCGACAACAACGTCATCAGTGCCGATCTCGAGAATGCGTGGATCCGTAACGAGCGCTATCACCGCGAAAGCGAAACCGATTTCTACCAGATTTCGGGGACCATCGAGCAGGCGTTCAGCGACAACTTTAGCGCCTCGCTGCTCGCGGGCTTCTCCAAGTCCGACGCGACCATCCCGGTCGAAACCACGATCATTTTCGATGATCGCGACGGGACCTACAGCTACGACTACACCGATATGAAATTTCCGGTGCTCGCATTCGGTACGGATGTGACCAATCCGGGCAATTTCCAGCTGGCGGAATTCCGCGATCGCCCGAGTTCGGTCGAGAACAAGTTCAAGACCATTGCGCTCGATCTCGATTGGGAGCCCACCAGCGGACTGCGCCTGTCGGGCGGGCCGTTCTACCGTCAGTTCGACTACTTCACGCAAAGCGCGCGGCGTGACAGCCAGTATTGCTCGGCCTTCACCTGCGCAGCCGGAGCCTATGGCGCGCCGGTCACGGGGGATCTGTCCGAGCTGTTCGAACTGGGTGATGCGGGCCAGCCGGCTGGTAACACCAACAGCTGGGTCGTTCCGAACCTCGACGCGGCAGTGGCCTTCCTCGATCTCTACAACATCCCTGCGGTGACCCGTGAAGGCGATGTGCGTTCGGTCGAGGAAAAGGTCACCGGGGGTTATTTCCAGACCGATTTCGAGATCGACCACGGACTGCGCGTAACCGGCAATTTCGGGGTCCGCTATGCGCGCACCGAACAGTCCTCGCAGGGGTTCAACAACGGTCAGTACGTGACGGTGGAGCGTAATTACGACGACTTCCTGCCGGCGCTCAATCTGAACGTGTTCCCGAGCGACGACGTCGTCCTTCGCGGGGCGATCGCTCGCGTGATTACCCGTCCCACGCTCGGCTCGCTTACGCCGGGCGGATCGGTCGACGAATTCAACTTCGTCATCAGCACCGGCAACCCGTTCATCGAACCCTATCGTGCTTGGAACTACGATCTTTCGGCAGAATGGTATTTCGCACCCGGGGCAATCCTGTCGCTGGCGGGCTTCATCAAGGAGGTCGAAAGCTTCCCGGTCGGCAATTCGCTGCAGGTGACCTATGCACAAAGCGGTCTGCCAACGTCGCTGCTGACCTCGGGTACGCCCGCCTATGATGCGGTCGTCAACGGGACCGATCCCAACCGCGAATTCCAGTTCCGCACGACGACCAATGGCGAAGGCGCGACGATCAAGGGGGTGGAGCTTGGTCTGAACCTGCCCTTCTCTGCTTTCGCCTCGGGCGCGCTGGCGAATTTCGGTGTGCTGGGCAATGTCACCTATGTCGACAGCCAGCAGGAGATCGAGTTCGAGGATCAGATCTTCGAAACAACGTTTAGCGGCGTGTCGAAATACTCGGCCAACGGTACGGTCTATTACGATGACGGGCGGATCTCGATCCGTATGTCGGGCGCTTATCGCAGCGGGTACAACACCGGCTCCAGCGGAAATGGCAATTTCCTGGAAGGCTACACCTCGTCGTTCAACCTCGATGCGGCGATCCGCTACAAGGTCACGGACTCGGTCGAGCTGACGCTGGACGGGAATAACCTCACCGACGACTACCGTTACCGTTGGACCGACGACAATGCGCGCCGGAACTACGAGAACAACCACTTCGGCCGCATCATCATGGCCGGTGTGCGCTTCGAATATTAA
- a CDS encoding pectate lyase — protein MRYFANCLLALCLFLIASPAIVQAADPTDGGAGGEIIRVTTLAKDGPGSLSEALAREGPRIIVFEVGGAIDLERSSLTITQPHVTIAGQTAPSPGITILRGGINVATHDVIIRHLRVAVGADGLPKRHGWEVDAFSTRSAHNLLIENNSFFWGVDENMSASGPRFTGDTVEEWREGTSRNIVFRSNLAAEGLADSTHPKGEHSKGSLIHDNATGIVFERNVWAHNVERSPLLKGGVEALMINNLIYDPQFRAVHYNLMDLEWAGHAPVDGQLTAVGNVMRGGNSTDAGLPFLTIGGVGDLQYYGRDNVAIDRYGNDLPMFGRYGHTRAQILQQDAPLHDLDGYSIMPSEDVETVLLATSGARPWDRSEMEIRVLFYIAEGRGEVIDSEDEVGGYPQFEATSAPFVEADWDLATMTPKSGIWPGQKEGAQEHLSPRDREMRATNR, from the coding sequence ATGAGATATTTCGCAAATTGCCTGCTGGCGCTCTGCCTGTTTCTGATTGCATCCCCCGCGATCGTACAGGCTGCCGATCCCACCGATGGCGGCGCGGGCGGGGAAATCATTCGCGTGACCACGCTCGCCAAGGACGGTCCGGGCAGCCTCAGCGAAGCGCTCGCCCGCGAAGGGCCGCGGATCATCGTCTTCGAAGTGGGCGGCGCGATCGACCTCGAACGGTCCTCGCTGACCATCACCCAGCCGCATGTCACGATCGCGGGTCAGACGGCCCCTTCGCCGGGGATCACGATCCTGCGCGGCGGCATCAATGTGGCCACGCATGACGTTATCATCCGCCACCTGCGCGTCGCGGTCGGCGCCGATGGCCTGCCCAAGCGGCATGGCTGGGAGGTCGATGCCTTTTCCACGCGTTCGGCGCATAATCTGCTGATCGAGAACAACAGCTTTTTCTGGGGCGTCGACGAGAACATGTCCGCTTCGGGCCCGCGCTTTACGGGCGATACGGTGGAAGAATGGCGCGAAGGCACCAGCCGCAACATCGTCTTCCGGTCGAACCTGGCGGCCGAGGGCCTGGCCGATTCGACGCACCCCAAGGGCGAGCATTCGAAGGGTTCGCTGATCCACGACAATGCGACCGGCATCGTGTTCGAACGCAATGTCTGGGCGCACAATGTCGAACGCTCGCCGTTGCTGAAGGGCGGGGTCGAGGCGCTGATGATCAACAATCTGATCTACGATCCGCAATTTCGCGCGGTGCATTACAATCTGATGGATCTGGAATGGGCGGGCCACGCGCCGGTCGACGGCCAGCTTACCGCAGTGGGCAATGTCATGCGCGGCGGCAACAGCACCGATGCGGGCCTGCCATTCCTGACGATCGGCGGTGTTGGTGATCTGCAATACTATGGCCGCGATAATGTCGCGATCGACCGGTACGGGAACGACCTGCCGATGTTCGGCCGCTATGGCCACACACGCGCACAGATCCTTCAGCAAGATGCGCCGCTGCATGATCTGGACGGCTATTCGATCATGCCCAGCGAGGATGTCGAGACCGTCCTGCTCGCAACCTCGGGCGCGCGCCCGTGGGATCGCAGCGAAATGGAAATCCGCGTCCTGTTCTACATCGCCGAAGGACGCGGCGAAGTGATCGATTCGGAAGACGAGGTCGGCGGCTATCCGCAGTTCGAAGCGACGAGCGCGCCTTTCGTCGAAGCGGATTGGGACCTTGCCACCATGACCCCGAAGTCGGGTATCTGGCCGGGCCAGAAGGAAGGTGCGCAGGAGCATCTTTCGCCCCGCGACCGCGAGATGCGCGCCACCAATCGGTAA